Proteins encoded together in one Styela clava chromosome 12, kaStyClav1.hap1.2, whole genome shotgun sequence window:
- the LOC120329866 gene encoding pirin-like, with translation MKSPAKIIEVYSDNLYSQRIGKLDQKILMNDPFVNICRYALVSPNGNIESHPHSGFESVNYVIYGRQFHGDNFGNANYLTPGSIQNINCGGGMLHKETPVGVSYGVGIWVALPENVRECKPDYQFADSSQIPTFKKNGATFSLLMGKSWGMKSKLYTQTPTVMASIDLEPGASHTQPIERDWSTFVYTLTGGIESAGTRLKEFEVGVVGEGDFITFQNKLENKKAELLYFSGKPINEPYFVYEKGADAYLAANKNGTLAKEQEYIHSMNGFKEPVLDDVI, from the coding sequence ATGAAATCTCCCGCTAAGATTATCGAGGTTTACAGTGATAACCTTTATTCTCAAAGAATCGGAAAATTGgatcaaaaaattttgatgaaCGATCCTTTCGTGAATATTTGCAGATACGCTTTGGTGTCGCCGAACGGAAATATAGAATCTCATCCACACTCCGGGTTTGAGTCGGTAAATTATGTAATCTATGGACGACAATTCCATGGCGATAATTTTGGCAACGCCAATTATCTAACACCTGGTAGTATACAAAATATTAACTGCGGTGGAGGTATGTTACACAAAGAAACGCCTGTTGGTGTGTCCTATGGGGTTGGAATTTGGGTGGCGTTGCCAGAAAACGTTAGAGAATGCAAACCAGATTATCAGTTTGCCGACAGCAGCCAAATCccaacttttaaaaaaaatggagcAACTTTCAGTTTATTAATGGGGAAGTCATGGGGAATGAAATCGAAGCTCTACACTCAAACTCCAACTGTTATGGCTAGTATTGATCTCGAACCCGGAGCTTCTCACACCCAGCCCATTGAACGAGATTGGAGTACTTTTGTTTACACTCTCACGGGCGGAATTGAGTCTGCTGGTACCAGACTAAAAGAATTCGAAGTCGGTGTCGTAGGAGAAGGCGATTTTATAACTTTTCAGAacaaattggaaaataaaaagGCAGAACTATTGTATTTCTCCGGTAAACCAATCAACGAGCCATATTTTGTTTATGAAAAAGGAGCTGATGCTTATCTGGCTGCAAACAAAAATGGAACTTTAGCAAAAGAGCAAGAATATATTCATTCCATGAACGGATTCAAAGAGCCAGTTTTGGATGACGTGATATAA
- the LOC120329868 gene encoding pirin-like, with product MKTPAKIIEVFKDNLYSQRIGKLDQKILMKDPYVNVNRYALVSPDGNIESHPHSGFESVDYVIYGQQFHGDNYGNANYLTPDSIQNINCGGGMLHKEIPVGVSYGVGIWVALPKNVRECKPDYQFADSSQIPTFKKNGATFSLLMGKSWGMKSKLYTQTPTVMASIDLEPGASHTQPIERDWSTFVYTLTGGIESAGTRLNEFEVGVVGEIDFINFQNKLENKKAKLLYFSGKPINEPYFVYEKGADAYLAENEEGTLAKEQEYIHSMNGFKEPVLDDVI from the coding sequence ATGAAAACTCCGGCCAAGATTATTGAGGTTTTTAAGGATAATCTTTATTCTCAAAGAATCGGAAAATTGgatcaaaaaattttgatgaagGATCCTTACGTGAATGTTAACAGATATGCTTTGGTTTCGCCAGACGGAAATATAGAATCACATCCACACTCCGGGTTTGAGTCGGTGGATTATGTTATTTATGGACAACAATTTCATGGCGATAACTATGGCAACGCCAATTATCTAACACCTGATAGTATACAAAATATTAACTGCGGTGGAGGCATGTTACACAAAGAAATACCTGTTGGTGTGTCCTATGGGGTTGGAATTTGGGTTGCGTTGCCAAAAAACGTTAGAGAATGCAAACCAGATTATCAGTTTGCCGACAGCAGCCAAATTCCAACTTTTAAAAAGAATGGAGCAACTTTCAGTTTATTAATGGGGAAGTCATGGGGAATGAAATCGAAGCTCTACACTCAAACTCCAACTGTTATGGCTAGTATTGATCTCGAACCCGGAGCTTCTCACACCCAGCCCATTGAACGAGATTGGAGTACTTTTGTTTACACTCTCACGGGCGGAATTGAATCTGCTGGTACCAGACTAAATGAATTCGAAGTCGGTGTCGTAGGAGAAAtcgattttataaattttcaaaacaaattggaaaataaaaagGCAAAACTATTGTATTTCTCCGGTAAACCAATTAACGAGCCATATTTTGTTTATGAAAAAGGAGCTGATGCGTATCTGGCAGAAAACGAAGAAGGAACTTTAGCAAAAGAGCAAGAATATATACATTCCATGAACGGATTCAAAGAGCCAGTTTTGGATGACGTGATATAA
- the LOC120329469 gene encoding collagenase 3-like isoform X1: MWIRTASWILLLFSFDRIYCMPKPPDSVRKTRQAPKRIRLEDAAKYLWRYGYVSKTTTSKTLGSLETLDESTIGDPLMRFQQMAGIRVTGELDGETLRYMTMPRCGVDDTVGAFSMRSKGYNTRGRYEGKKGKGRGKGKGRKNRKGKGRENKGKSRTKRYDLHGAKWEKKKLTYKIINHTPDMTETQVESAMRRALDLWAAKSSLRFQKTSSDDADITISFGTRNHGDHYAFDGKGGTLAHAFFPTSGQAHFDDDEDFSHKGEGTNLYIVAAHEFGHSLGLAHSTVPNSLMAPFYQGYVEDFELHPDDIAAIQQLYGKNVDEKVERGKKPPPTLPPKKVKPTKKPRVNVPDLCSTNVDAMLEYKDAKRTKTYAFKGSYYYELNDYGVVPGFPKKIGKNWERLPGNLNAAAHSKITGFTYFFKGDKIYCYKGKTLRAGFPKKTQALGLPSHPTAVLSWGYDGMFYIFKKKNFYVFNEFSTRVPRPRHISGTWRGVPEGIDAAITWTRNRKTYFFKGNKYWRFNNYDRKVDEGYPQNLNEKWFGCDAKGTVDKLSTRNGKSGRGKNRGKGIYKNDNVAERQILARFETLPGNNGTKIA, encoded by the exons ATGTGGATTCGCACAGCGAGTTGGATTCTGTTGCTATTTAGCTTTGATCGGATATACTGCATGCCCAAACCACCGGACTCTGTTAGAAAAACTCGACAAGCACCAAAAAGGATCAGATTGGAAGATGCAGCG AAATATCTGTGGAGATATGGATATGTGTCAAAAACAACGACTTCGAAGACGCTTGGGTCGCTTGAAACATTGGATGAGAGCACAATAGGGGATCCACTCAT GCGATTTCAACAAATGGCAGGGATTCGTGTCACAGGTGAATTAGATGGTGAGACGTTACGATATATGACAATGCCAAGATGTGGAGTTGACGACACTGTGGGAGCCTTTTCTATGAGATCAAAAG GTTACAATACTCGTGGACGATACGAGGGAAAGAAAGGTAAAGGCAGAGGTAAAGGCAAAggtagaaaaaatagaaaaggcaAAGGACGTGAAAACAAAGGGAAGAGTCGAACAAAACGATACGATTTACATG GTGCGAAATGGGAAAAGAAGAAGCTGACTTACAAAATAATTAATCATACACCAGACATGACAGAAACTCAAGTGGAATCGGCTATGCGAAG AGCACTGGATCTTTGGGCTGCAAAATCTTCCCTCAGATTTCAAAAAACATCCAGTGATGATGCGGACATAACAATTTCCTTTGGTACGAGGAACCATGGAGATCACTACGCATTTGACGGCAAAG GAGGAACATTGGCTCACGCGTTTTTTCCGACAAGTGGACAAGCTCATTTTGACGACGACGAGGATTTCAGCCACAAAGGAGAag GCACCAATCTGTACATTGTCGCTGCGCACGAATTCGGCCACAGTCTTGGACTTGCACATTCTACAGTTCCTAATTCTTTGATGGCACCATTTTATCAAGGATATGTTGAGGATTTTGAACTTCATCCAGATGACATAGCGGCTATTCAACAACTATACG GTAAAAACGTTGATGAAAAGGTCGAACGAGGTAAAAAGCCTCCTCCAACTTTACCGCCAAAGAAAGTTAAGCCAACTAAGAAACCTCGAGTGAATGTTCCTGATTTATGCTCAACTAATGTGGATGCCATGTTAGAAT ACAAAGACGCAAAAAGGACTAAAACCTACGCCTTCAAAGGAAGTTATTATTACGAATTGAACGACTACGGTGTTGTTCCTGGATTTCcgaagaaaattggaaaaaactgGGAAAGATTACCTGGAAATTTAAATGCAGCAGCTCATTCCAAAATCACTGGATTCACGTATTTTTTCAAAG GTGATAAAATCTACTGTTACAAAGGAAAAACGCTCAGAGCCGGTTTTCCCAAAAAGACACAAGCCTTGGGACTCCCTTCACATCCCACTGCTGTTCTTTCATGGGGATATGATGGAatgttttacattttcaaaa AAAAGAATTTTTACGTCTTCAACGAATTTTCGACAAGAGTACCAAGACCACGTCATATATCAGGAACGTGGAGAGGAGTGCCAGAAGGGATTGATGCTGCAATAACATGGACAAGAAACA GAAAGACGTATTTCTTCAAGGGCAATAAGTATTGGCGATTCAACAATTATGACAGAAAAGTCGATGAAGGATATCCACAAAATCTGAATGAAAAATGGTTTGGGTGTGATGCGAAAGGAACTGTCGATAAACTTTCTACTA GAAACGGTAAATCAGGCCGAGGAAAAAACCGTGGAAAAGGAATATATAAAAACGATAATGTTGCGGAAAGACAAATTCTGGCGCGTTTTGAGACGTTACCCGGCAACAACGGAACAAAAATTGCATGA
- the LOC120329469 gene encoding collagenase 3-like isoform X2: MRFQQMAGIRVTGELDGETLRYMTMPRCGVDDTVGAFSMRSKGYNTRGRYEGKKGKGRGKGKGRKNRKGKGRENKGKSRTKRYDLHGAKWEKKKLTYKIINHTPDMTETQVESAMRRALDLWAAKSSLRFQKTSSDDADITISFGTRNHGDHYAFDGKGGTLAHAFFPTSGQAHFDDDEDFSHKGEGTNLYIVAAHEFGHSLGLAHSTVPNSLMAPFYQGYVEDFELHPDDIAAIQQLYGKNVDEKVERGKKPPPTLPPKKVKPTKKPRVNVPDLCSTNVDAMLEYKDAKRTKTYAFKGSYYYELNDYGVVPGFPKKIGKNWERLPGNLNAAAHSKITGFTYFFKGDKIYCYKGKTLRAGFPKKTQALGLPSHPTAVLSWGYDGMFYIFKKKNFYVFNEFSTRVPRPRHISGTWRGVPEGIDAAITWTRNRKTYFFKGNKYWRFNNYDRKVDEGYPQNLNEKWFGCDAKGTVDKLSTRNGKSGRGKNRGKGIYKNDNVAERQILARFETLPGNNGTKIA, translated from the exons AT GCGATTTCAACAAATGGCAGGGATTCGTGTCACAGGTGAATTAGATGGTGAGACGTTACGATATATGACAATGCCAAGATGTGGAGTTGACGACACTGTGGGAGCCTTTTCTATGAGATCAAAAG GTTACAATACTCGTGGACGATACGAGGGAAAGAAAGGTAAAGGCAGAGGTAAAGGCAAAggtagaaaaaatagaaaaggcaAAGGACGTGAAAACAAAGGGAAGAGTCGAACAAAACGATACGATTTACATG GTGCGAAATGGGAAAAGAAGAAGCTGACTTACAAAATAATTAATCATACACCAGACATGACAGAAACTCAAGTGGAATCGGCTATGCGAAG AGCACTGGATCTTTGGGCTGCAAAATCTTCCCTCAGATTTCAAAAAACATCCAGTGATGATGCGGACATAACAATTTCCTTTGGTACGAGGAACCATGGAGATCACTACGCATTTGACGGCAAAG GAGGAACATTGGCTCACGCGTTTTTTCCGACAAGTGGACAAGCTCATTTTGACGACGACGAGGATTTCAGCCACAAAGGAGAag GCACCAATCTGTACATTGTCGCTGCGCACGAATTCGGCCACAGTCTTGGACTTGCACATTCTACAGTTCCTAATTCTTTGATGGCACCATTTTATCAAGGATATGTTGAGGATTTTGAACTTCATCCAGATGACATAGCGGCTATTCAACAACTATACG GTAAAAACGTTGATGAAAAGGTCGAACGAGGTAAAAAGCCTCCTCCAACTTTACCGCCAAAGAAAGTTAAGCCAACTAAGAAACCTCGAGTGAATGTTCCTGATTTATGCTCAACTAATGTGGATGCCATGTTAGAAT ACAAAGACGCAAAAAGGACTAAAACCTACGCCTTCAAAGGAAGTTATTATTACGAATTGAACGACTACGGTGTTGTTCCTGGATTTCcgaagaaaattggaaaaaactgGGAAAGATTACCTGGAAATTTAAATGCAGCAGCTCATTCCAAAATCACTGGATTCACGTATTTTTTCAAAG GTGATAAAATCTACTGTTACAAAGGAAAAACGCTCAGAGCCGGTTTTCCCAAAAAGACACAAGCCTTGGGACTCCCTTCACATCCCACTGCTGTTCTTTCATGGGGATATGATGGAatgttttacattttcaaaa AAAAGAATTTTTACGTCTTCAACGAATTTTCGACAAGAGTACCAAGACCACGTCATATATCAGGAACGTGGAGAGGAGTGCCAGAAGGGATTGATGCTGCAATAACATGGACAAGAAACA GAAAGACGTATTTCTTCAAGGGCAATAAGTATTGGCGATTCAACAATTATGACAGAAAAGTCGATGAAGGATATCCACAAAATCTGAATGAAAAATGGTTTGGGTGTGATGCGAAAGGAACTGTCGATAAACTTTCTACTA GAAACGGTAAATCAGGCCGAGGAAAAAACCGTGGAAAAGGAATATATAAAAACGATAATGTTGCGGAAAGACAAATTCTGGCGCGTTTTGAGACGTTACCCGGCAACAACGGAACAAAAATTGCATGA
- the LOC120329473 gene encoding microfibrillar-associated protein 1-like, giving the protein MFTLGQERFLEESSKPQPIMFTAGAVSIRNEKGEISMKKVKVKRYVAGKKPEWAPELDLDRDSDDEGGKFENKNYDRDDVDTNYEMRDQGEQSHSQKSVVDRRLQRLMDRSPTEQERGDRLRHRRNFEPEVISEGEDSEPEESKPYSKKVTVVEEESSDDEDLDDDEIENRRMLLRQRVQAKRQTEEELFDQVQQTSEVHIKEEEMDRAKSSDDDEEFTSESEYSDSEDEGPRLKPVFVRKKDRITIQEREEEEKLKNSEEQARKVMEERRKYTLQLVEKEARMEVDEENKLLASVKMVDSDDGNDEDEYEAWKLRELKRIKRDRDEREAEQKAKEEAERLRNMTEEERKAELRNNPKVVTNQLQKGKYKFLQKYYHRGAFYLDEEDDTLKRDITNPTLEDHFDKSVLPKVMQVKNFGRSGRTKYTHLLDQDTTVYDSPWNQDNALSGKFMSNKGGGMKQNFERPSGKQRKT; this is encoded by the coding sequence ATGTTTACTCTCGGTCAAGAGAGGTTTTTGGAGGAATCCTCCAAGCCTCAGCCAATCATGTTCACGGCTGGTGCGGTTTCAATTAGAAATGAAAAAGgtgaaatttcaatgaaaaaagtaAAAGTCAAGCGATATGTTGCCGGTAAAAAACCTGAATGGGCTCCAGAATTAGATCTTGATAGAGATTCTGACGACGAGggaggaaaatttgaaaataaaaattatgatcGAGATGATGTGGATACTAATTATGAAATGAGAGATCAAGGAGAACAATCTCACTCTCAAAAATCTGTTGTCGATAGAAGATTACAAAGACTCATGGATAGAAGTCCGACAGAACAAGAACGAGGCGATAGGTTGAGACATCGGCGCAATTTCGAACCGGAAGTTATCAGTGAAGGGGAAGATTCGGAACCAGAAGAAAGTAAACCATATTCAAAAAAAGTTACAGTTGTTGAAGAGGAAAGCAGTGACGATGAGGATTTAGATGATGATGAAATAGAAAATAGAAGAATGTTGCTTCGACAAAGAGTACAAGCAAAACGACAGACTGAAGAAGAACTTTTCGATCAAGTGCAACAGACATCAGAAGTACATATCAAAGAAGAAGAAATGGATCGAGCGAAAAGCAGTGACGATGATGAAGAATTTACTTCGGAATCCGAATATTCAGATTCCGAGGATGAAGGACCAAGATTAAAACCTGTTTTCGTTAGAAAGAAAGATCGAATAACCATTCAAGAAcgtgaagaagaagaaaaactgaaaaattctGAAGAACAAGCTCGTAAAGTCATGGAAGAAAGAAGAAAATATACTTTGCAACTCGTCGAAAAAGAAGCTCGTATGGAGGTCGACGAAGAAAATAAACTCCTAGCAAGTGTTAAAATGGTCGATTCTGACGATGGAAACGATGAGGACGAATATGAAGCATGGAAACTGCGGGAGTTAAAACGAATCAAACGTGACAGAGATGAAAGAGAAGCTGAACAGAAAGCAAAGGAAGAAGCTGAACGATTGAGAAACATGACGGAAGAAGAACGTAAAGCTGAACTTCGTAACAATCCAAAGGTCGTTACCAATCAACTACAAAAaggaaaatacaaatttttacaaaaatattatcatcGTGGTGCCTTTTATCTTGATGAAGAAGATGATACACTAAAACGTGATATTACGAATCCAACCCTTGAAGATCATTTCGATAAATCTGTTTTACCTAAAGTCATGCAAGTTAAAAACTTTGGCCGATCTGGTAGAACCAAATACACACATTTACTTGATCAGGACACTACAGTGTACGACTCCCCCTGGAATCAAGATAACGCTTTGTCAGGCAAATTTATGTCTAATAAAGGTGGcggaatgaaacaaaatttcgaaCGGCCTTCTGGAAAACAAAGGAAAACATAA